The genomic window tacacTCGAAATGAATTGTTAAAACGGCGCCCATAGCCGAGCACTGTATACATAAAATCACATTTCGATTGAGCATTGGCACTTtcctataaataatactacgtttatattattatattagacatTATGCATTACGTtatgtaattgaaaatattcataacatttcgagttattcaaaaattaattatagatatatcaataataattatatatcttacacATTCTCCCacgaatacaaattattattatattacaattaagagcgaattacatatatctttattatctcaaaataCATAACATCTAATATAAAAGAGGGATatcacgataaaaaatatataaactgtaattatatgacaaaagaattattatattattgtaacgttcgcgtattcttatatttgtattcaaatattcattttctcgcaccaaatatttaatgcaattcgcgatatacatatacgataaagGATATATTCTTCAGCATCTTTGCAGCAAGCGATTCTGCTGTTCGTCTAAAAGCATCGAAGCTTCACTCATAATTTTGGCAGTAGTTCTAACCAAGAATAATAACTGATACTCGTCTATAATGATCAAAGCTGCCTTCGTCTTGACAAGGGCATGAAGCATGTTTGTTCTCTCGAGATCGAGCCACTGTTGAAGCGCCACTTCTCTTTCCCGTGGACCACTGAGGGGCACGTCGGCCGGACCCCATAAGGAAAATTCCAGCACAGATTTTACCTAATTATCGAatcaattaatcttatttgagTATCTTATATGAGAtatcaatatatgtttaaatagaaatgaatgtaaaataattgtagacaataattgtagataataaaaattggataCTGCATTCTGTggcaataaaatcaatctacGAAGGAAGCATactaattttgacaatataaaataaatttatataaattgataattatgaattgaagaatttttctatGCAAACTTTTATATCCGGAATTTATACATCCAGAATCAAAATTCTTACCTGAGAAAGAGTGACGGCTTTCTCGCGTATTAGTAAATCCTGTACAAAGAGCAACTCGCTCGTCAGATGTAATTGCCGTAGTGGTATTAGAGCGCATTCGCACAGAGAGACTCCTTTTCTCTAGGTTCATCGCTCAggtctatatttaatttcctataaaacgGAATTAAACGTAAATTAAGATTATCAATTTGTCATGACGTGAGAGAAAATACTAAACTAACTGATTCTTGCAAAAGATACAGACTATAGGAAACGTTCTCCCTGCAGAGTATAATGTCGTTCAGGGATCCATTGGCGTCCTCAATCCCGCGGGCCTGGAGACTCTTCAACGCATTAACCAATTGAAGAAGCACTAACGACGTCTCTCGCTTTGCATTCTCGTTGCTTATGTCCCTCGATATCGCGCCGAACGATTGTATGGTAGTCACGTGCAGGCATGAGAGGATCGAGACTGtcactaaaattatataaaattattatacaaataaaatatatacaaattttcttgTCATCGCTGAAACGTAGCAATACCTTTGACATCTTTGTTAGCGGATGGTTGAATCTTATCGATCATCTCCTTCGGAGCTCTATCTACGAATTCTGTTATAGGCCtcagataaaaatctttttgcagTATAGGCATAGATAGAACGTCATGCAGAGACGTTTTGATCGTTCCTCGTCGCCGAACAAAATATCCTTCTGTCAATGAAAATCGACGACGCAACGTCGATGTTGAAATGCTTCAGCTGTGGGTTCGCATTTTGAAAGCACGCAGACCTGCCGGAAATTGTATAGcttgattttttgaaataagaaattacaaCATGATatctcatcatttttttacaaaaattaattatatttatattattagaaaattctatatcctatcctattatatttttttaagtattttatatataaatatcaatatatattctactattagattttatatctttataaataaatgaagaacTTTCTtagatcttaaataaaatattatataaaattatttatacatatatttatctttcatacacggtaattaattactttttttagattctttaGCGAAGGTTGCAAGATATGAAACTTTGCctagaaattagaaattaagattaataaaagatctttGTGTGAAgaattgatgatttttagcataaatattttagatttattgttTTCAAGCTAGTtgatataacaataacaatgatAACCTGATACACACTTGTTCGAGAAATTGAGCAAGTGCTTCATGATTCGCTACGATCACTGCGCCGTAATTATCTTCAAGGCTCCGATGAACGATGGTACGTCATCTGGCGTTTACCTTAAGCGACCCATCCGCGGCTCGTCATCATTCCAATCCTGATCCTCTTACGCGCCCTTTAGtagttcaaaattattacatagaaaagatgtataaatttgAAGTACAACTTTTGAAATCTAATAAAACAAACCTCGTCGCCAGTATAAAGGTATACGGAGCGTAAAGCTCACTTTCGGTCTCGCTGCCACAATATGACAACGAAGTCAATCTCACGAATGGTTGATGATGATGAACTTTGGGCTCTCCACTCATCGCGCTACTGTCAGACTTTCTCTTGCAGGCGCCGCGAAATCTGTCACCGTATCTATGACTATGACGCAGCTCGAGATTGGAATCGCACTAGGGTAAACTCGAGAGACACTCATACAGATGGTTGTCGTTGGACGTCTGTTGAAATGCGCAATTACACGCTGTACCGTTGCAACCAAGTTGCACAGAAGCCGCACTCCGGATGGCAATGAAAGGCGATAAAAACTTATCCTTCTTTTCTACATTAATATTGGAGCTTAAGTATTCATTTTATggtgtttgtttttttattcaaagatattaaaattgattgcatacaggatatatataggatatatataggatattttaaaactaaaaaatatttcttttttctatagcAAATTCTGTAATTAACTtggagataaatttttcttcaaagatgtcgatatctttcaatttataaacgcGATTGGAAAAGAAGCGGTTTccgtaaaataaactttatggAGAAATCAACAAAGCTATACCTTTTGCGCGCAATTAAATTCAGCaaagaaatttactttaataaaaattcaatttgagattgagttacaaaaataatacaatagagGAAAAATGATATCTTTCCCTCTCAATATTATTGCTAAAGAAAAATCGGCTTTAAATTGATCAGAGATTCTGCTATTAAAAACCCGGAGCGAGAAATCATGGTGAAATGGTCGAGGGAGAGGGAGTCTCTTTTCGGCGAATTGGAAGTGGATCTGACGGTCGCGAGGCCGATATCGTAATCCTGATGATGTTGATTTACCACGTTCGTAGTGGCCGATGTAACATTATCACTATGCGTTCTCCTAGGGATAGGCTGGGACACGGTACGGTCTCTCATACTAGCGGTACACTGCGGTTTCGAAGGTGCCAGGACGTTGCGCACCTCACCTGTAACATCCTCCGCTGCTGCAGGCATACGTCCGCCATTCGTCAAGCGCCACGGGTTAGTTACCATAAGACATGTCACGAAACTGGGACTAGCTATCTAGAGACAAACTAAATTCTTGCAAACGATGGATACACATCCGCACGTGTCGCGCATAAAATTGCAACGACTTCGTCGTTAGATCACCCATTACGAGCTTTGTCGGTCACGCATATCGCGACAAATGCTctcaatataaagaaaattattttttttttacgcaagcGATTTTCGGTATCCGGTTAATAAAATCGAGTGCCAGAGAATGAATCAAGATTTTACATTCGGGCATTCTCCtgtagagatataaaaaaccgatttttatttcattgaagaaaacattgaaaaaacgtgttattattttcaaaaaatcaaatttttttaattatttttttaaaatattgtataatattaattttcttcatattttttgttaatataaatgtgacaCTTAAAATCTTTTGGAGGATACTTAGAACAGTgatcttgacaacatatgtcaagatcaAGGTCATTGGAATAGGGTCtgtttttgtaaagttttatcaattctaatttttccACATAAAATCACATCTTGCacaaaatgatttattcatttagCAGTATTGCTGAAATTATTCCAGCATTCGCAATTGTTACTCCATCACTCAAGTAGTCaatcaaactttaatatatcgaactttctctaaatattcgaatatatttgaataaaatctacatattactacatagtaaaatttacatattaattcaagCACAAGTTGACAATGCAAACGTAAATCAAGCGGGGATATTTCTCGCAGTCAAAAGATTTTTCTACAACGCCTGTTATACTGGGTTTACAAAGCAGAAACAGGATTTTTCTTCGCAAGCGTACGTTTAATTCTTAGATTGGCTAAAAACTCTAAAGGGTAATACAGTCGCAGATGATACAGTCGCAGTACGTGCAATGCATGCGGCGTTAGTTGCACCCAGCTTCGGTTAGAGGAATTCCGTCCGAGTTGACGAGTAATGTCATATGCAACCGTTACATAACTATCgcgaaatgagagagaaaaaaaacagagaaaaaagtaaatatgcgAAATGCGCGCGCGATTTCACATTTGAATGGAGCTGCGCGTTTACGTGCGCGTTGAACGTTATTCGCGTtaaaaagaggagaaaaaagaagaagggggagagagagggcaCAGATGCGAAGGTGCAACGAACAAGCCATAGCATCGGGGGAAGGAAAGGGGGAGAATACATGTTCTTAAATTATCACAAAAGATAAGAACGATCGAGATTTCAATGATCAAAAGAGAACAAGActccttgattttttttttacataatatacatttatttgcggaacacacaaaatatttgaccTCTTACACAGCTTTCGCTTTCTTACAAAGTGAACAGTTTACAAGCAGCatcttttatatcgatatagatatagatatataacaaataaagcattcatatatttcatcaaCTATTCTCAAACCTTTTATTGTAATCTTATAAACGGATAAATCATctgctttgtaaaaaaaaataaataaaaagcaactATATCGATCAATATTGTTCAATATTACTTTATGCAGAATGATACCAATGcttgataattaaatcttgtccaaaagaataacaaataaattcttccaataagagaatattataaaaaaacatcattattgatataacACATGTATcagagattattataaattttcaaggaTAATTTTAACGCTTCTTCAGGATTTAAAAAGCATGTAATAGTATAGccagtttatataaatgagttctatatatttttcaatactacaaattcgaaaaaatatattttatatcgcatctctctctctctctctctctctctctttctctttttatcattgcacaaaaataatcatcaaAATTTGAACTCATCTAAATTATACTTCACTTTCAATTGCTACAACTTTACAcgcaaaatctaattaaacgCGACGCGTTAAGCAAGAGATTATTTATCCTCCCCGAAGATGCGAGTTAAGTGCATATCATCCACGATATGGATTACGTGGCTCGATCGCAGTACCCACGCAAGAGTGACGTCTCTCTCGTTTTAAAAAGCGACTGGCGCGCGGGTCCGTGTGAATATGGCTGTTAACATCGAGAATGATCCGCGATGATTGTGTGCTCAGTTGCACTGTATGGGCCTAAACTTACCCAGATTTGCATAAATCGAGTCCGAAATCGTCGCGGTTGTTGGTCTCCAGATGGCTTTCGAGGTGGACATCTTGTCGCCTTTGCTCGGAGAAGCGACGCTCAGTTTTGTCTTCGTGCGAGGTGGCGACGATCTGACCGGCTTGTTCGCCGAGTCCAGCCTCGAACAATCCTCCAAGGACTGATTCCTTGGCGGCGGTGGTGGTTTTCCGAGTCTCGCTGCGAGACAAAGGAGGGTCTCGGTGAAAAATCGTTttcatattctttaaatttttttatatttaagtcgCAAGGCGCTAGAACATCTCCatgatgtatgtattattaatattaataataataatagtatgcataaacaaaagataataagctatttttatcaaaattattctgcTATTGATTCTTTGTGCATTATGAGTGATAAACCGTATTTTCCgcttcaattctttttttttaatgacattgGTTTATCGTATCTAATTATCTGATATTgtgcaaaagaaaagaaaatgcgaCGAAAGAGGATAATTCcacaaaaacaatttaattaaaagttaaattgaaaatttatgaacttttctctattttcttgCAGCTTGGCATAATCCATCGAGACATCAAGCTCAAAAATATACTGATGGATAAAGACGGACATCTCATATTAACAGATTTTGGTGTTAGCAAGGAGTTCCTACCGCACGAGAGAAACGGCAACGCGCGTAGCTATTCGTTTTGCGGAACGATCGAGTACATGACACCGGAATTGATACAAGGGGGCACGACCGGCCACGATTTTGTGAGTCGAAACCTTTTAACATTTGCACATTACTCGTGTTATTTAACCCTCCTTTCCTTCTCagccttttttctttaataataatttatgattattattttaatctgttttaattcctctccttctctccctctctctctctctctctctctctctctctctctctctctttcttccttcctctctatccctctctctcttttcctctctctttttctctgtataattaaatttgtaattattttttatgaattattacgtAACGTGTTTGAAAAGCGATGAAATGTAgagtatcaaattaaattttcgcaaataaacaatcaattttaaattaattgaaaaatgtgcaaataaaaGGTAATAAGACCTGAAAAAGACTTGAAAAGActttgaaaacaaatataagtAAGTTTCATAATACAGCCATAATacagcatatatatacaaggtgtttttaattaagtgcgaaaaattttaggaaatgattctttgtcaaaaattatgggagattttttatataaatatatacttctatGTTCCTCcttgagaaattatattatttttatattattatattatttatattattatattatttatttttatgtcccTCTTTCAgaggcaaataaaaattcaattcttatttatttcaacttgtggataagaaaaatgaaatttcatgGACATTTTCCACTGGTAGAAAGAAtactcattaatatttttttaatcttctcatattattataagaggATGAAACTAACAACCCCTATTCAATTGTATTCCCTATTAGAACTTTAAATCCCTATTTTTTAGTTGCTTTTAGAACTTTTTAACGGACCGGAATgtgattatctaaaaatatgcgttAAAAAGCTTGATTtctttagaaacttttttatttcttttatttttttcgtaaaattaatagttttccagaaaaaaaatacattattattcatagcACTGTATTAAATGACACAGGTTTCAAGTTATGAGAAgttgaattttagaaaaaaataataaagtgataaaaaaaatttatagtaaatattaaagaaaatgatttCTAACTTgtccaatatttaaaaataataaaaatttaatttttacttctcCCTTTGGAGGAACGTAACTCAGGGAGGAATATAGaagtatatgtttaattaattttcgataaagaattatctcctaaaatttttcgcatttatttagaaacatcctgtatttacattattataggTACAttcattttaacttttttatttcaattataatttataaaacaataaaataatgttatcataatattatcacaCAAGCTGTCGATTGGTGGAGCGTGGGCGTGCTAACATACAAATTGCTGACTGATTCGTCACCTTTCTCGCTGGATGGCAAAAACTATCAGCACGAAATTTCGAGGATTCTGATGAGCTATCCACCGTCGAAGCCAATTCATCTGAGTGATACTGTGTGGGATTTCATCACGCGTTTGCTCATTAAAAATCCGCGAAGAAGGCTGGGCGGTGGACCAGCGATGCCAAGGAGGATAACATTAATGTAACATGTTACTGTTACGTCCAGACCCTTTAGAGTCAGGGTCAACGGGAGGGCGTAACCTATTTAACTCCGCtagacaaacgctagacaACGAGTGTCTCGGAGACGAACGAATTGACCGGGGGCCTGAGACAGGTCAACGACCGGAAGGGTCGCTTTTACTCGGTCagtaggccgttcgttcgGTGGTCCCCTTTTCGAtaaaggaactaaatccttattaTCCCGGACGGGACCTTGTGCGATCTCGGGATATGAGATAGGGAACgggttaaacaaaaaaattatttatatatcaaattttcacatttattttataataaaataagaatgagAACACAAGAACAAATTATTggtattatctaaataaacaTTGTCCTTAGCTTACTACTTAATATACATTGGttttcaactatttttttatttatgcgtcttagtgtgtatatgtgtgtgtgtgtgtgtgtgtgtgtgtgtgtgtgtattacgGGATTTCCTCTAGGATGCATGTAGAAGGGGGGAATTGTCTCCACAGGATTTTGATAGGAACAGCGACAAGATGCTTACACCCCGGGACGAACCACGGGATTATGCTGTCGGGCAGGTCCGCAACTCCTCGAGGTCCACCGGGCCGGGCCCTATACAGATGGCTCCGTCCGGAAGTGGGTCGTAAAACGGGGGGAACTGGCCCAATATCCGGTGGCGGAACTGGTCCTCGGAAAAGCTTTGTCGATAGGGTGACGGTTCCCGTTCGGACCGAGACGAGTCCTCGGTCTCTGAGGATACTCTCTCTGCTTCGTTGTCGATATCCCGTAGTTCGAGGGGTCTTCCTGGTAAGAGAGGCGATGAGGGGAAGAATAGGGGGAGTCACTCAGGATAATAATCAAGGGGGTGGGCGACTCCAATCTTAAACGGGTAGAGAGGGGTGGAGGAGAAGTAGCTGGGGTAGGGAAGCGAGGAGTGTCAGCCGTGGAtacgttaatattaatattaatgttaatatcgCTTGAAATGTTAGTTTCCGCCTGAGCCCGAGCCAACCTCTTCCTAAGCCGTCTATTCCGACGGTTACGCGCATGCTTCACCGACGCACGGGAGGAACGTTTCCGATTTACTCCTTCCACTGAgggaggatataataataaataaaaaaaacggtttggggatataaagaaatccgaaataattcttgggGTTTGCAACGAACTTGATAGTTGATAGAAAGGAAGAgtgagagaatgagagagtcacgggtagctccgcaaaacgcgaacgaccctgggtaactgaataataagagagagagagataatgagagagtcacggatagctccgcaaaacgcgaacgaTCCTGGGTAActgaataagagagagagataatgagagagtcacgggtagctccgcaaaacgcgaacgaccctgggtaactgaataataagagagagatataatgagagagtcacgggtagctccgcaaaatgcgaacgacccttggtgactgataaagagagtgacagaatcacgggtagctccgcaaaacgcgaacgacccttggtgactgataaagagTTTCGAAAGTATGGGAAGTAGAATagaaacgtaataataataatttaattttattaataattctaaattgttgACGATCGATAGGATTTCGAGAATATTCAATAAGATTTTTAGTTGGATGGTtaaccaagaattattttggaCTAATTAGTTGAAGAGTTTAAGCACTTACTATTTATTGAGTGCGATGATACTTGgtttacaaaatgtaatcTGGTAGACCTTGGCCCTTGAGCTCGTCGAGGGGGAAGGTTGATTCTCTCAGCGCTCACAGTAAAGTTCTTGATTGGTTCACAAAGTCTTAATGACACTAGATGCACTATGATAAAATCTTGCCTCGGAATACACTGTGGGCCGGAATCGAGAGACGGGTCACCTTAAAGTCCTTGGGTCCTTACACTAATATTGCGGCGCAAAGTGATTTCGCGAGCACACGATGCACTTTGATATAATTCCGACCAAGTATCTCGGAGTATGCAGTCAGGAGACTGATAAACTTTTAGAGAACGTTAGAGAGTGTGTCGAGTGGTCTTGTCCGACGTTTTTTAAGCccttttgctcctcctctccattggtttgttaatctattttaacgaatagttgtttctaatcacgccctcCGATTTTTTCTAGGGCGTTGCTCTAGATTCTTAGATCATAGGTGTTGGTGAAGATCTTCGCTAAGTTTTGACCaatggagagtagttgctatcgGGTGAGGGTGAGGCTTTCAttttacggattgagtcaTGCCCAGTTTGCTTTAATCTCCTAGGTTGacattttacttgaaatttatgataaaaagataacataAGAGGGTGGTCTGGCAGGCAAGTATGTGGTGTCAAATGTCGAGAGTTTTCAACTTTGGATCCTCTATGCATTGTTCTGGACCTCGCTCTGCTTTTTGCTTAGAATTCTTGGGT from Cataglyphis hispanica isolate Lineage 1 chromosome 16, ULB_Chis1_1.0, whole genome shotgun sequence includes these protein-coding regions:
- the LOC126855702 gene encoding testis-specific serine/threonine-protein kinase 2-like; amino-acid sequence: MVEGEGVSFRRIGSGSDGREADIVILMMLIYHVRSGRCNIITMRSPRDRLGHGTVSHTSGTLRFRRCQDVAHLTCNILRCCRHTSAIRQAPRLGIIHRDIKLKNILMDKDGHLILTDFGVSKEFLPHERNGNARSYSFCGTIEYMTPELIQGGTTGHDFLSIGGAWAC